One genomic window of Halorubrum hochsteinianum includes the following:
- a CDS encoding zinc ribbon domain-containing protein, with amino-acid sequence MPSETSDPAGPSAACPACGDPVPAGASFCPDCGADLGDPGDPAYCPECGEAFDDGDRFCSNCGASRPGGGATAVGSSRSHTGSGRSTGTDAGRAGEADSAGPAGPASIPGESSRAFRRRVQDHLDAGWEIERDDGDRVVLVDRGIGSVGLHLLLFAFTSGIGNLLYGWWHYSKLAERLRLVRGDETPVRAPSSNESAERVEKVTAYLMTTLLLLIAGLIAFIGSTSGSPPAVLVALAFAGLGLGIAPPVRSRLDRRHGITKFGRQKTVDHRIVRPPETVDDTCVVCGEAFERGLVRRRRDETVVAGVPVRTHSVRHNHYCPDCARSEVFGGDDLGDLSLDELPGDGGLETDATGDETIDGDTQAGGSTGETAGEATGASVREASDSTE; translated from the coding sequence ATGCCCTCCGAGACCAGCGACCCAGCCGGTCCCTCCGCCGCGTGTCCCGCCTGCGGGGACCCGGTGCCGGCCGGGGCGAGCTTCTGTCCCGACTGCGGTGCCGACCTCGGCGACCCCGGCGACCCCGCGTACTGTCCCGAGTGCGGCGAGGCGTTCGACGACGGAGACCGGTTCTGCTCGAACTGCGGCGCGTCGCGGCCGGGCGGCGGAGCGACGGCGGTCGGATCGAGTCGGTCGCACACCGGTTCGGGTCGGTCGACCGGGACCGACGCCGGCCGTGCGGGTGAGGCCGACTCCGCCGGGCCGGCCGGGCCGGCGTCGATCCCGGGAGAGAGCTCGCGCGCCTTCCGCCGCCGGGTTCAAGACCACCTCGACGCCGGGTGGGAGATCGAACGGGACGACGGCGACCGCGTCGTCCTCGTCGACAGGGGGATCGGCTCCGTCGGTCTCCACCTCCTCCTGTTCGCCTTCACCAGCGGCATCGGGAACCTCCTGTACGGCTGGTGGCACTACTCCAAGTTGGCCGAGCGCCTCCGGCTCGTTCGCGGCGACGAGACGCCCGTTCGCGCCCCCTCCAGCAACGAGTCGGCAGAGCGGGTCGAGAAAGTCACCGCGTACCTCATGACGACGTTACTCCTGCTGATCGCCGGCCTCATCGCGTTCATCGGATCGACGAGCGGCTCGCCGCCCGCGGTCCTGGTCGCGCTCGCGTTCGCCGGACTCGGCTTAGGCATCGCCCCGCCCGTTCGGAGTCGGCTGGACCGCCGCCACGGGATCACGAAGTTCGGCCGGCAGAAGACGGTGGACCACCGGATCGTTCGCCCGCCCGAGACCGTCGACGACACCTGCGTCGTCTGCGGCGAGGCGTTCGAGCGCGGCCTCGTGCGCCGGCGGCGCGACGAGACAGTCGTCGCCGGCGTTCCGGTCCGCACCCACTCGGTCCGTCACAACCACTACTGCCCCGACTGCGCGCGGTCGGAGGTGTTCGGCGGCGACGACCTCGGGGACCTGTCGCTCGACGAACTCCCGGGCGACGGGGGGCTCGAAACCGACGCGACCGGCGACGAGACGATCGACGGTGACACCCAGGCCGGGGGGTCGACGGGTGAGACCGCGGGAGAGGCGACGGGCGCGTCGGTCCGCGAGGCGTCCGACTCGACCGAGTGA
- a CDS encoding PAS domain-containing sensor histidine kinase, whose protein sequence is MSRDEGGETADHDDRYRHLIEHVQDAVVEFELVEEDPVVRDVKDSFVEVFGYGADEIRGEPLNEWVVPEWRLEEARELDANTRAGEVNYRNVTRETATGLREFLYRGVPYDGDGSASGGFAVYTDLTEVARNERRLKVLNRVLRHNIRNNANVVAGHTTRLLNELDRQDSTTTDVAATIERAARELERLAEEAGHIRHVLNRGLDGSAETDPASVVRSVADEHRGRSPAAEIELDLAASGPVIADHRLRHAVDALVDNAIAHNPSSTPRVRIRVERGDGDSGSESDGGRSGEWLVVHVEDDGPRIPPDERSVIRDDAEITQTRHGSGLGL, encoded by the coding sequence ATGAGCCGTGACGAGGGCGGCGAGACCGCGGACCACGACGACCGGTACCGCCACCTGATCGAACACGTCCAAGACGCGGTCGTGGAGTTCGAACTAGTCGAGGAGGATCCGGTCGTCAGAGACGTGAAGGATTCGTTCGTCGAGGTGTTCGGATACGGGGCCGACGAAATACGCGGCGAGCCGCTCAACGAGTGGGTGGTTCCGGAGTGGCGGCTCGAAGAGGCCAGAGAACTGGACGCGAACACTCGCGCCGGCGAGGTCAACTACCGGAACGTCACTCGGGAGACCGCGACCGGGCTCAGGGAGTTCCTCTACCGCGGCGTTCCGTACGACGGAGACGGGTCGGCGAGCGGCGGGTTCGCCGTCTACACCGACCTCACGGAGGTCGCTCGCAACGAACGACGGCTGAAGGTGCTGAACCGGGTCCTCAGACACAACATTCGGAACAACGCCAACGTCGTCGCGGGCCACACGACGCGGCTGTTGAACGAACTGGACCGGCAGGACTCGACGACGACAGACGTGGCCGCGACGATCGAGCGCGCGGCCCGCGAGCTTGAACGGCTCGCCGAGGAGGCGGGGCACATCCGCCACGTGCTGAACCGGGGACTCGACGGGAGCGCCGAGACCGATCCCGCGTCCGTCGTTCGGTCCGTCGCCGACGAACACCGCGGACGGTCTCCGGCCGCGGAGATCGAACTCGACCTCGCGGCGTCGGGACCGGTGATCGCCGACCACCGGCTTCGGCACGCGGTCGACGCCCTCGTCGATAACGCGATCGCCCACAACCCGAGTTCGACACCGCGGGTGCGAATTCGCGTCGAGCGTGGCGACGGCGACTCGGGTTCCGAGTCGGACGGCGGCCGGTCCGGCGAGTGGTTGGTCGTCCACGTCGAGGACGACGGCCCCCGGATCCCGCCGGACGAACGGAGCGTGATCCGGGACGACGCAGAGATCACCCAGACTCGACACGGAAGCGGATTGGGGCTCTGA
- a CDS encoding metal-dependent hydrolase — MELTWHGHSTWHVVVGDTELLIDPFFDNPKTDVDPEELDPDYLLLTHGHSDHIADAGAFPDATVVATPELTGYVQENFGHEHTLPAGGMNIGGTVECGDAWVTMVRADHTNGIENDPDYSAGMPAGFVVGDKKPTQESDANCTTFYHAGDTGLMSEMVDVIAPYLEPDAAALPAGDHFTMGPAGAGIAADWVGADVVFPMHYDSFGPIEIETREFVNEVKAAGAAAEPVVLDGDETYTLE, encoded by the coding sequence ATGGAACTCACCTGGCACGGCCACTCCACGTGGCACGTCGTCGTCGGGGACACGGAGCTGCTCATCGACCCGTTCTTCGACAACCCGAAGACCGACGTCGACCCCGAGGAGCTCGACCCCGACTACCTCCTCTTGACCCACGGGCACTCCGACCACATCGCCGACGCCGGCGCGTTCCCGGACGCGACCGTGGTCGCCACGCCGGAACTGACCGGCTACGTTCAGGAGAACTTCGGCCACGAGCACACCCTCCCGGCCGGCGGGATGAACATCGGCGGCACCGTCGAGTGCGGCGACGCGTGGGTGACGATGGTTCGGGCCGATCACACGAACGGCATCGAAAACGACCCCGACTACTCCGCCGGGATGCCGGCCGGGTTCGTGGTCGGGGACAAGAAGCCGACCCAGGAGTCGGACGCCAACTGCACCACGTTCTACCACGCCGGCGATACGGGCCTGATGTCCGAGATGGTCGACGTGATCGCGCCGTACCTCGAACCGGACGCGGCCGCCCTGCCCGCCGGAGACCACTTCACGATGGGGCCCGCGGGAGCCGGCATCGCCGCCGACTGGGTGGGCGCTGACGTGGTCTTCCCGATGCACTACGACTCGTTCGGCCCGATCGAGATCGAGACCCGCGAGTTCGTCAACGAGGTCAAGGCCGCGGGAGCCGCCGCCGAACCCGTCGTCCTCGACGGCGACGAGACGTACACGCTGGAGTAA
- a CDS encoding sugar porter family MFS transporter, whose protein sequence is MSTADMRAVIRGEGGRFVYVVSALAALNGLLFGFDTGIISGAILFIDTTFELSPLVEGIVVSGAMVGAAAGAAVGGQVSDRIGRKRFILLSAGVFFLGSFLMAVAPTVGVLVAGRMIDGIAIGFASIVGPLYISEIAPPSVRGGLTSLNQLMVTVGILSSYFVNYAFSGSGSWRLMLGAGMVPAVVLAIGMIRMPESPRWLYEQGRTDEARAVLRRTRDGDIESELSEIGSTVEAQSGNGVRDLLSPWMRPALIVGLGLAIFQQITGINAVMYYAPTILESTAFGSSQSILASVAIGSVNVAMTVVAILLVDRVGRRPLLLVGTGGMIGSLTVAGLVFQFADPTGGMGWLATLTLVSFVAFFAIGLGPVFWLLISEIYPLAVRGSAMGVVTVANWLANLAVALSFPVLLDGIGTPLTFWLFGACSVVALLFTYRTVPETNGRTLEAIEADLREGTGAVGGVRGDD, encoded by the coding sequence ATGTCAACCGCTGATATGCGGGCCGTGATCCGCGGAGAGGGCGGACGGTTCGTGTACGTCGTCTCCGCGCTCGCGGCGCTCAACGGCCTCCTGTTCGGGTTCGACACGGGGATCATCTCCGGAGCCATCCTCTTCATCGACACCACCTTCGAGCTGAGTCCCCTGGTGGAGGGGATCGTCGTCAGCGGCGCGATGGTCGGGGCGGCCGCCGGGGCGGCCGTCGGCGGGCAGGTGTCCGACCGGATCGGCCGCAAGCGGTTCATCCTCCTGTCGGCCGGGGTGTTCTTCCTCGGCTCGTTCCTCATGGCGGTCGCGCCGACCGTCGGGGTGCTCGTCGCGGGGCGGATGATCGACGGGATCGCCATCGGGTTCGCGTCGATCGTCGGCCCGCTGTACATCTCCGAGATCGCGCCGCCCTCCGTCCGCGGAGGCCTCACGTCGCTGAACCAGCTGATGGTCACCGTGGGGATCCTCTCGTCGTACTTCGTCAACTACGCCTTCTCCGGGTCCGGCTCGTGGCGGCTCATGCTCGGGGCGGGGATGGTCCCCGCCGTCGTGCTCGCGATCGGGATGATCCGGATGCCCGAGAGCCCGCGGTGGCTCTACGAGCAGGGCCGGACCGACGAGGCCCGCGCGGTGCTGCGCCGCACCCGCGACGGCGACATCGAGTCCGAGCTGTCGGAGATCGGATCGACCGTCGAGGCGCAGTCCGGGAACGGGGTCCGCGACCTGCTCAGCCCGTGGATGCGCCCGGCGCTGATCGTCGGGCTCGGGCTCGCAATCTTCCAGCAGATCACCGGGATCAACGCCGTGATGTACTACGCGCCGACGATCCTGGAGTCGACCGCGTTCGGGAGTTCGCAGTCGATCCTCGCGTCGGTCGCCATCGGAAGCGTCAACGTCGCCATGACGGTCGTCGCGATCCTCCTCGTCGACCGCGTCGGCCGTCGTCCGCTCCTGCTCGTTGGGACCGGCGGGATGATCGGGTCGCTGACCGTCGCGGGGCTCGTCTTCCAGTTCGCCGATCCGACCGGGGGGATGGGCTGGCTGGCGACGCTCACGCTCGTCTCGTTCGTCGCGTTCTTCGCCATCGGGCTGGGACCGGTATTCTGGCTCCTCATATCCGAGATCTACCCGCTCGCCGTCCGCGGGAGCGCGATGGGGGTGGTGACGGTCGCCAACTGGCTCGCGAACCTCGCCGTGGCGCTGTCGTTCCCCGTGCTGCTCGACGGGATCGGCACGCCGCTGACGTTCTGGCTGTTCGGGGCCTGTAGCGTCGTCGCGCTCCTCTTCACCTACCGCACCGTGCCCGAGACGAACGGACGGACGCTGGAGGCGATCGAGGCCGACCTCCGGGAGGGGACCGGGGCGGTCGGCGGCGTCCGCGGCGACGACTGA
- a CDS encoding OsmC family protein: MADIETSTVSEEGYASTSQVGEFDLQIDATDETGPNPNATLVATYASCYLPAFRVGGSQRGEEELGKIQIDASAELDDDDDLESIAFDVHVEADLDDETAADIAERAEGICHVHSALREGLHADVSVYPGAF; the protein is encoded by the coding sequence ATGGCAGACATCGAGACGTCCACGGTTTCCGAGGAAGGGTACGCCAGCACCAGTCAGGTCGGCGAGTTCGACCTTCAGATCGACGCGACCGACGAGACGGGCCCGAACCCGAACGCGACGCTCGTCGCGACGTACGCCTCCTGTTACCTCCCGGCGTTCCGCGTCGGCGGGAGCCAGCGCGGCGAGGAGGAGCTGGGCAAGATCCAGATCGACGCGAGCGCCGAACTGGACGACGACGACGACCTCGAGTCGATCGCCTTCGACGTCCACGTCGAGGCCGACCTCGACGATGAGACCGCCGCGGACATCGCCGAGCGCGCCGAGGGCATCTGTCACGTCCACAGCGCGCTCCGCGAGGGGCTCCACGCCGACGTCAGCGTCTACCCCGGCGCGTTCTGA
- the nosZ gene encoding TAT-dependent nitrous-oxide reductase, with protein MSNDTQRSTDAEGSGDQTTGSTDGFDSLLPGVRRRDFMKAGAAVGGISGLAGCSSLLNEDDGVEGTASASGVDNSVPPGEHDEYYALLSGGQAGDVRVYGLPSMRELIRIPVFNYDASRGYGFDDESKQMLEDAGGYTWGDTHHPRISQTDGDYDGRFAYVNDKANGRMARIDLTYFETDAIVDIPNQQGTHGACAQLPDTDLIFGVGEFRTPVPNDGTGDLEDPDSYGSVLAAINPETMNVEWEVLIDGNMDNGDGSKEGRYFFTSAYNTEEAATESGMTRADRDDVKAFDIPRIEAAVEAGNYETINEVPVVDGRKDSPLNQGDEPIVHYIPTPKSPHGVSVTPDNEYVVISGKLDPTASIIDIDKIDEVDDPTDAIVGQPKLGLGPLHTAYDGRGHAYTTLFIDSQVVKWDIEEAVNAEPRSESPVIEKIDVHYNPGHLIAAESYTEDPAGDWLISLNKLSKDRFLPVGPQHPENDQLIYIGDDENGMELVKDSPAQAEPHDASICHKSKIDPKATYDPEDLELSHTAEGESSMERVGDDRVEIEMYSTRNHYGFQEMVVREGDEVEMQVTNIETTSDMLHSVAIPEHDIHMRIAPQETRKATFTADEPGVYWIYCAHFCSALHLEMRSRLIVKPEV; from the coding sequence ATGTCGAACGACACACAGCGGTCCACGGACGCGGAGGGATCGGGCGACCAGACGACCGGCTCGACCGACGGGTTCGACTCGCTGCTGCCCGGCGTCCGTCGCCGCGACTTCATGAAGGCCGGCGCTGCGGTCGGCGGGATCAGCGGACTTGCGGGCTGTTCCAGCCTGCTGAACGAGGACGACGGCGTCGAGGGGACGGCCTCGGCGAGCGGCGTCGACAACTCCGTCCCGCCGGGCGAACACGACGAGTACTACGCGCTGCTGTCCGGCGGGCAGGCGGGCGACGTCCGCGTGTACGGGCTCCCGTCGATGCGCGAGCTCATCCGGATCCCGGTGTTCAACTACGACGCCTCCCGCGGCTACGGCTTCGACGACGAGAGCAAGCAGATGCTGGAAGACGCCGGAGGGTACACGTGGGGCGACACCCACCACCCGCGGATCAGCCAGACCGACGGCGACTACGACGGCCGGTTCGCGTACGTCAACGACAAGGCGAACGGCCGGATGGCCCGCATCGACCTGACGTACTTCGAGACGGACGCCATCGTCGACATCCCGAACCAGCAGGGGACCCACGGCGCGTGCGCCCAGCTGCCCGACACCGACCTCATCTTCGGCGTCGGCGAGTTCCGGACTCCGGTCCCCAACGACGGGACGGGCGACCTCGAAGATCCGGACTCGTACGGCTCCGTCCTCGCCGCGATCAACCCCGAGACGATGAACGTCGAGTGGGAGGTCCTCATCGACGGGAACATGGACAACGGCGACGGGAGCAAGGAGGGCCGGTACTTCTTCACGAGCGCCTACAACACCGAGGAGGCGGCGACCGAGTCGGGGATGACCCGCGCCGACCGCGACGACGTGAAGGCGTTCGACATCCCGCGCATCGAGGCGGCCGTCGAGGCCGGCAACTACGAGACGATAAACGAGGTGCCGGTCGTCGACGGCCGGAAGGACAGCCCGCTCAATCAGGGCGACGAACCGATCGTCCACTACATCCCGACGCCGAAGAGCCCGCACGGCGTCAGCGTCACCCCGGACAACGAGTACGTGGTGATCAGCGGGAAGCTCGACCCCACCGCGTCGATCATCGATATCGACAAGATCGACGAGGTCGACGACCCGACCGACGCCATCGTCGGCCAGCCGAAGCTCGGGCTCGGCCCGCTCCACACCGCCTACGACGGCCGCGGCCACGCGTACACCACGCTGTTCATCGACTCGCAGGTCGTCAAGTGGGACATCGAGGAGGCGGTCAACGCCGAGCCGCGCTCCGAGAGCCCCGTCATCGAGAAGATCGACGTCCACTACAACCCCGGCCACCTCATCGCCGCGGAGTCGTACACGGAGGACCCGGCCGGCGACTGGCTGATCTCGCTGAACAAGCTCTCGAAGGACCGGTTCCTCCCGGTCGGCCCGCAGCACCCGGAGAACGACCAGCTGATCTACATCGGCGACGACGAGAACGGGATGGAGCTGGTGAAAGACTCGCCGGCGCAGGCCGAGCCGCACGACGCGTCGATCTGCCACAAGTCGAAGATCGACCCGAAGGCGACGTACGACCCCGAGGACCTCGAACTCAGCCACACGGCGGAAGGGGAGTCGTCGATGGAGCGGGTCGGCGACGACCGGGTCGAGATCGAGATGTACTCGACCCGGAACCACTACGGGTTCCAGGAGATGGTCGTCCGGGAGGGCGACGAGGTCGAGATGCAGGTGACGAACATCGAGACCACGAGCGACATGCTTCACTCGGTGGCGATCCCCGAGCACGACATCCACATGCGGATCGCTCCGCAGGAGACGCGGAAGGCGACGTTCACCGCGGACGAGCCGGGCGTCTACTGGATCTACTGCGCGCACTTCTGTAGCGCGCTACACTTGGAGATGCGCTCGCGGCTCATCGTCAAACCGGAGGTGTAA
- the nosD gene encoding nitrous oxide reductase family maturation protein NosD translates to MPDDRLGAGFLAAACVVAVIAAALAVALPVAGSGTADAGDASDAAAAPNASGAPGLDVATGVAATGVTAPDRDGTATLDGESFASAQAAVDAAEPGDTVVLDGRFDERVNASVDGLRLVASDAGAVIDGGGEGRVLTVSGENVTVSGVWLRASGSDLDTEDAGVFVSGDSARIESVRITDTAYGIWIDSADEAVIEDVRIDGRGEVFPRTDRGNGIHLYETTGTVVRDSEIADTRDGIYFSWATDVLAENNTIRNARYGVHYMYSDDNRLVDNVAADNGVGYALMVSDGLTVRNNTALRNDDSSGHGIMAKDIEESTIAGNHFVANRNGLYLYNAQGNRLVDNLVYRNGVGIHSAAESGSEVVAGNSFVRNDRAVETVRNSLVAWNGTDRGNYWSGARVADRDGDGVSEIRHRPIGIVENLVADHPQAAAFASSPAFEAVRMAEGSFPVIETPGVIDRHPLVEPNHDWRAYEPDGGTNAGDGANAGDEGTRAANRTADTEDTP, encoded by the coding sequence ATGCCGGATGATCGCCTCGGTGCCGGCTTCCTCGCGGCCGCCTGCGTCGTCGCGGTGATCGCGGCCGCGCTCGCCGTCGCGCTCCCGGTGGCCGGGTCCGGTACCGCGGACGCGGGCGACGCGAGCGACGCGGCCGCCGCTCCGAACGCGTCGGGCGCTCCCGGCCTCGACGTCGCGACCGGCGTGGCGGCGACGGGCGTGACCGCGCCCGACCGCGACGGGACCGCGACGCTCGACGGCGAGTCGTTCGCGTCGGCGCAGGCGGCGGTCGACGCCGCCGAGCCGGGCGATACGGTCGTCCTCGACGGGCGGTTCGACGAGCGCGTGAACGCGAGCGTCGACGGCCTGCGGCTCGTCGCGAGCGACGCCGGCGCGGTCATCGACGGCGGCGGCGAGGGACGCGTGCTCACCGTGAGCGGCGAGAACGTCACCGTCTCCGGCGTCTGGCTCCGCGCGTCCGGCAGCGACCTCGACACCGAGGACGCCGGCGTCTTCGTCTCCGGGGACAGCGCCCGGATCGAGTCGGTCCGCATTACCGACACCGCGTACGGGATCTGGATCGATTCGGCCGACGAGGCCGTGATCGAGGACGTCCGGATCGACGGCCGCGGGGAGGTGTTCCCGCGGACCGACCGCGGCAACGGGATCCACCTGTACGAGACGACGGGGACGGTCGTCCGCGACAGCGAGATCGCGGACACCCGCGACGGGATCTACTTCTCGTGGGCGACGGACGTCCTCGCGGAGAACAACACGATCCGGAACGCGCGGTACGGCGTCCACTACATGTACTCGGACGACAACCGCCTCGTCGACAACGTCGCGGCCGACAACGGCGTCGGCTACGCGCTGATGGTGAGCGACGGGCTGACGGTGCGGAACAACACCGCCCTGCGCAACGACGACAGCAGCGGCCACGGGATCATGGCCAAAGACATCGAAGAGTCGACGATCGCCGGCAACCACTTCGTCGCGAACCGGAACGGCCTGTACCTCTACAACGCGCAGGGGAACCGGCTCGTCGACAACTTGGTCTACCGCAACGGAGTCGGGATCCACAGCGCCGCCGAGAGCGGGAGCGAGGTCGTCGCGGGCAACAGCTTCGTCCGTAACGACCGGGCGGTCGAGACCGTGCGGAACTCGCTCGTCGCGTGGAACGGCACCGACCGCGGCAACTACTGGTCGGGCGCTCGCGTCGCCGACCGCGACGGCGACGGCGTCAGCGAGATCCGACACCGGCCGATAGGGATCGTCGAGAACCTCGTGGCCGACCACCCGCAGGCCGCGGCGTTCGCCAGTAGCCCGGCGTTCGAGGCGGTCCGGATGGCGGAGGGCTCCTTCCCGGTGATCGAGACGCCGGGCGTCATCGACCGGCACCCGCTCGTCGAGCCGAACCACGACTGGCGCGCCTACGAGCCGGACGGCGGGACGAACGCCGGCGACGGAGCGAACGCCGGCGACGAGGGGACTCGCGCCGCGAACCGAACCGCGGACACGGAGGACACACCATGA
- a CDS encoding ABC transporter ATP-binding protein: MRIEATDVRKTYGDVTALDGLSLSIPSGSTFGIIGTNGAGKSTLFRLLVGHDRPDAGTVSVGGVDVTEDGRQVRECVGYLPEHVGFPDGLTGREVLGVHRAIRGLPRDGRTAEAIERVGLTAAEADRRVSGYSNGMCRRLGLATVLLPDPDVLILDEPTAGLDPRGVDEFHAIVEGIATETDATVVFCSHVLGEVERLWDRAAVLHARRVRASGPVDELAAAETEGAAEPDGDEAGETGRDGLRAAFREAVGDDAARRSTADREEVAP; the protein is encoded by the coding sequence ATGAGAATCGAGGCGACCGACGTGCGGAAGACGTACGGGGACGTGACCGCGCTCGACGGGCTCTCGCTCTCGATTCCGAGCGGGTCGACGTTCGGGATCATCGGCACCAACGGGGCCGGGAAGTCGACGCTGTTCCGGCTGCTCGTCGGCCACGACCGGCCGGACGCCGGGACCGTCAGCGTCGGCGGGGTTGACGTGACCGAGGACGGGCGGCAGGTTCGCGAGTGCGTCGGCTACCTCCCAGAGCACGTCGGCTTCCCGGACGGGCTCACCGGCCGGGAGGTGCTGGGAGTCCACCGGGCGATCCGCGGGCTCCCGAGGGACGGCCGGACGGCCGAGGCGATCGAGCGGGTCGGCCTCACCGCCGCCGAGGCGGACCGCCGCGTCTCGGGCTACTCGAACGGGATGTGCCGCCGGCTCGGGCTGGCGACGGTGCTTCTGCCCGACCCGGACGTGCTGATCCTCGACGAGCCGACCGCGGGGCTCGACCCCCGCGGCGTCGACGAGTTCCACGCCATCGTCGAGGGGATCGCGACCGAGACCGACGCGACGGTGGTGTTCTGCTCGCACGTGCTCGGCGAGGTCGAGCGGCTCTGGGACCGCGCGGCCGTCCTCCATGCCCGTCGCGTGCGCGCCTCGGGTCCCGTCGACGAACTGGCGGCTGCCGAGACCGAAGGAGCCGCCGAACCCGACGGCGACGAGGCTGGTGAGACGGGTCGCGACGGCCTCCGAGCCGCGTTCAGAGAAGCCGTCGGCGACGACGCGGCGCGCCGTTCCACGGCCGATCGCGAGGAGGTGGCACCATGA
- a CDS encoding ABC transporter permease, which translates to MSDPTGRSDGESERTRPDGGHPDAAAAVGALDADTDSEVSDPERRETVEPTEAGTADGTRDALRHVFVVAVTEYRLAVRSRWALALTGLFVVFGGVMMTFSGSAVGPAGAERVVASLTSLAAYLVPLAALALGYDAIVGREDEGWLAVVFSLPVRRSEVVAGTYLGRGAVLTGATLLGFAFSGALIAREFGVGALSGFLGFLGGAVAVGAAFLSVATLLSTVAREKTHALGASLLVWVWFVLAHDLLALGVVAAVELPDAALSALVLSNPVSAFRVLVLSGLGTTAGGGFTAVLAGSGLSTLSLSLALVAWCVAPLLVAARLVRRRRL; encoded by the coding sequence ATGAGCGACCCGACCGGCCGGTCCGACGGCGAGTCGGAACGGACTCGACCCGACGGCGGGCACCCGGACGCGGCGGCCGCGGTCGGCGCGCTCGACGCCGACACCGACTCGGAGGTCTCGGACCCCGAGCGGAGGGAGACCGTCGAGCCGACCGAAGCGGGGACCGCGGACGGCACCCGAGACGCGCTCCGACACGTCTTCGTCGTCGCCGTCACCGAGTACCGGCTGGCGGTCCGGAGCCGGTGGGCGCTCGCGCTGACCGGGCTGTTCGTCGTCTTCGGCGGAGTGATGATGACGTTCAGCGGCTCCGCGGTCGGCCCGGCGGGGGCCGAGCGCGTCGTCGCGTCGCTGACGAGCCTCGCCGCCTACCTCGTCCCGCTCGCGGCGCTCGCGTTGGGCTACGACGCAATCGTCGGCCGCGAGGACGAGGGGTGGCTCGCGGTCGTGTTCTCGCTGCCGGTCCGCCGGAGCGAGGTCGTCGCCGGGACCTACCTCGGACGAGGTGCCGTGCTGACGGGCGCGACGCTCCTCGGGTTCGCCTTCAGCGGCGCGCTGATCGCCCGCGAGTTCGGGGTCGGCGCGCTGTCCGGGTTCCTCGGGTTCCTCGGCGGCGCGGTCGCCGTCGGGGCCGCGTTCCTCTCGGTCGCGACCCTGCTGTCGACCGTCGCCCGCGAGAAGACCCACGCGCTCGGCGCGTCGCTGCTGGTGTGGGTGTGGTTCGTGTTAGCCCACGACCTGCTCGCGCTCGGCGTCGTCGCGGCCGTCGAACTCCCAGACGCCGCGCTGTCGGCGCTTGTCCTCTCGAACCCGGTGAGCGCGTTCCGCGTGCTCGTATTGAGCGGACTGGGCACGACGGCCGGCGGCGGATTCACCGCCGTCCTCGCCGGCAGCGGCCTCTCGACGCTCTCGTTGTCGCTCGCGCTCGTCGCGTGGTGCGTCGCCCCGCTCCTCGTCGCGGCGCGGCTGGTCCGGCGGCGACGGCTCTGA
- a CDS encoding helix-turn-helix domain-containing protein produces MAQARLRVDIPDGPWVGDVSREFPDARFQVLTATPDDGAGFALVRVTADDTDPILDAIADHDTITHSSVMAEDDGMITVQVEALVPLLQTVAKRAGVPIEMPVEIRDVGADFEVEYVQKRVNPGGSLTERQREVLFEAVDRGYYDVPRETTLTEVADHVGIAKSTCSEVLQRVERTIVREFVDDLPRRPVGFESPEDDGIERIQ; encoded by the coding sequence ATGGCACAGGCACGCCTCCGCGTGGACATCCCGGACGGCCCGTGGGTCGGCGACGTCTCGCGGGAGTTCCCGGACGCGCGGTTCCAGGTGTTGACGGCGACGCCCGACGACGGCGCGGGGTTCGCGCTGGTCCGGGTCACCGCCGACGACACGGACCCGATTCTCGACGCGATCGCGGACCACGACACGATCACGCACTCCTCGGTGATGGCCGAGGACGACGGGATGATCACCGTTCAGGTGGAGGCGCTCGTCCCGCTGCTCCAGACCGTCGCCAAGCGGGCGGGGGTTCCCATCGAGATGCCGGTCGAGATCCGCGACGTGGGGGCCGACTTCGAGGTCGAGTACGTCCAAAAGCGCGTGAACCCCGGCGGGTCGCTCACGGAGCGCCAGCGCGAGGTCCTCTTCGAGGCGGTCGACCGCGGCTACTACGACGTGCCCCGGGAGACCACGCTCACGGAGGTCGCCGACCACGTCGGCATCGCGAAGTCGACCTGCAGCGAGGTGCTCCAGCGCGTCGAGCGCACCATCGTCCGGGAGTTCGTCGACGACCTCCCGCGCCGCCCCGTCGGCTTCGAGTCGCCCGAGGACGACGGGATCGAGCGGATTCAGTGA